GGAGAAGCTTGCAGCACATCACAGACTAGAAAACCATTACAGTACAGACACCAAAGAATGCAGTTCTTTCATTTGTATATACTATTTTTATGCCTTAATATTTATCTTGATTGATTGTTCTTCCACTTTTACACTATTATTTATAATTCTCATACTTATACACTTTTCATGCCGGTACAGCAAAGTAAGATTTTCATTGTACAGGGAGAGATGTTTCTTTCCTGTGCACCTGACAATAAAACCCTGGATTGCAACATTCATATGTAAACCATATGTAAAACCAAATCATATCTAAATATGTAAAGTAATTTCCATAAAGTTGAGTTAAGAACAACAATGTATGTTTGATAATGCGAGGGAACAGAAGGAACAAAGAAACACACATACAACTTCTCAATTCTAAAAACAGAAAAGGAGAACAAGTCAACAGTTCTactcattcaaaaaaaaaaaatacagatcaACTCATAAAGTGTGAGTGATGTAATATCTTCTTACCTTCAGAAGCATCCAGGAAATACAAGTGAATGGTGTACTCATCTCCAGTAGCAGCGTCACCATTGGCAGGAAGTGTCCCATCTCATCAGACACTACTGCTCCTGCGTATCCTGCCAAGGCGAAGAAATGGTGCATTGCCAGTGGGAGGTCAAGTGAGCGAAATATCAAACCAGAGGTGTGAAATGCTACATTCTCAAACACAAAGAACCCTGTGGCTGTGAGGACATTGAACCACGACCAGTACTCCTGTCCTCTGACTTTGTCTCTGCTCAACACAGAGTCCTGAGTGAGAGCTCTGAGACCAGCTACTGAACTCTGGATGCCAAATACTGCCCGGGTAGCTGCCAGGTTCCAGAAAACCTTCTCTTTAACGAGAAGAGAGGTGTAGGTGTGGGACAGTGCTGCAGACAGGAGGTGGGAGACAATGAAGATTGTTGCATAGAAGGCAAAACCCATGCCAATGAGTTGGTAGCGAAGATCCCAGGGGAAGTATTGTGCAGTAGCATGGGAGGGGGCATCAGAGGGTGGGAAGTGGCCGGTCTCCCCAGGATCCATGATGGCGTTGGAAGAAAGTTAGTTACCAGCTTGTCAACCCAGTACAAACATGTGCTTGACACCTGCAAAGCAAAAGAATAACTGCTCAAGACAATTACCACCATAACACcacattcaattaaaaaaacattaatagtAACAATGTTAAATAATTTGGGAATTAGAAAAATTAAGTCAGTGATTAATTCTACTTCATAACAAATACTAAACACGTTAGAGCATATTTTATACAGGATAATATAACGTTGAGTCAAGACAAAACCTGTGATCGCTGTGGAAACCTGTTTTATAAGTCAACTGAGTATCAATTTACAAGTCGagtgtttattttcattcatgtatACGCCTCACACTTAAATGCAACAGCACGCTGTTATAATCCTTTTAACACCACACTAACCACAATGCAAACACGACATTTAGTATTTCTGAGGGGGGGAAAATGTGGAACAATTCCGTTTTAATGAAATTCCGTCTACAGGTGTATATTCAAGTAAATTTATATCCCATATAGCTTTGATCTTCTTCCATAGCTACGTTCCATGAGTCTGAAAGGCTTGAAGATGTACTTAATTTCACATATTGACTTGTGGTCCAACACTCAATATGAATCCGATACGAAACC
The sequence above is drawn from the Doryrhamphus excisus isolate RoL2022-K1 chromosome 13, RoL_Dexc_1.0, whole genome shotgun sequence genome and encodes:
- the cln8 gene encoding protein CLN8, producing MDPGETGHFPPSDAPSHATAQYFPWDLRYQLIGMGFAFYATIFIVSHLLSAALSHTYTSLLVKEKVFWNLAATRAVFGIQSSVAGLRALTQDSVLSRDKVRGQEYWSWFNVLTATGFFVFENVAFHTSGLIFRSLDLPLAMHHFFALAGYAGAVVSDEMGHFLPMVTLLLEMSTPFTCISWMLLKAGCARSLFWKANQWMMIHMFHCRMVLTYYIWWISLTHWEGITKHMALSMRLIFFSGLTLLTLIINPFWTHKKTMQLLNPVDWNFGNRLVPEKNITGNQADVPVKPHLS